In one window of Fictibacillus phosphorivorans DNA:
- a CDS encoding D-alanyl-D-alanine carboxypeptidase family protein, translating into MKKLSLILVFSLVMLVNTQFVQATGENTPEIKSESAVMIDAKTGDILYQKNSSEQMYPASITKIVTGILAIESGKLDDTVVVSSDAVRAEGTRVYLMEDEQVPLKKLVQGLLINSGNDAAVAIAEYMAGDVDSFADQMNAFAKKVGADNTHFVNPNGLFDEEHYTTAEDMAKITQYAMQNEEFREIVSTKELPWVGEGWETTLRNHHQLLWDYPGTIGVKNGYVDESKHTLVTAVSRDNLDVIIVTMKAPTSRAAYWDTMALGDYGFANFERQTLSAGMKIEALNGKTYPLKEDLTVTLPKGEEPVQEVSSDGELQLKDASGNKLLTHTLFKEKEKEKEASVTVDNDSAEKDATIMQSVVKTGIFLYSGLLLLLAFLVILRMRSQRQKHKRMRHVARSYVK; encoded by the coding sequence ATGAAAAAACTTAGCCTTATTCTTGTTTTTTCACTAGTTATGCTTGTGAACACACAGTTTGTTCAAGCGACGGGGGAGAACACACCAGAAATCAAAAGCGAAAGCGCTGTAATGATTGATGCGAAAACAGGGGATATTTTATACCAAAAAAATAGCTCAGAACAAATGTATCCAGCTAGTATTACAAAGATCGTTACAGGGATTCTGGCTATAGAATCAGGCAAGTTGGACGATACTGTTGTCGTTAGCAGTGACGCTGTTAGAGCTGAGGGGACACGTGTCTATCTAATGGAAGACGAGCAAGTACCTTTAAAGAAGCTTGTACAAGGTCTTCTGATCAACTCAGGTAATGATGCAGCTGTTGCGATTGCAGAATATATGGCAGGGGATGTCGATTCTTTCGCTGATCAAATGAACGCGTTTGCGAAAAAAGTAGGAGCTGACAACACTCACTTTGTGAACCCGAACGGACTATTTGATGAAGAACATTATACAACAGCTGAAGATATGGCGAAAATCACTCAATACGCGATGCAGAATGAAGAATTTCGTGAGATCGTATCAACAAAAGAATTGCCTTGGGTAGGAGAAGGCTGGGAAACAACGTTACGCAACCACCATCAGCTTTTGTGGGATTATCCGGGTACGATAGGTGTAAAGAATGGATATGTGGATGAGTCCAAGCACACTTTAGTTACGGCTGTTTCCCGAGATAATCTTGATGTGATTATCGTAACAATGAAAGCTCCTACGAGTCGAGCAGCGTATTGGGATACGATGGCACTAGGGGACTATGGTTTTGCAAACTTTGAAAGACAAACATTATCTGCTGGTATGAAGATTGAAGCGTTAAACGGAAAAACATACCCATTAAAAGAAGACCTGACTGTTACTTTGCCAAAAGGAGAAGAACCGGTTCAGGAAGTGAGCTCTGATGGAGAGCTTCAACTAAAGGATGCTAGCGGAAATAAGTTACTCACTCATACCCTATTCAAAGAGAAAGAAAAGGAAAAAGAAGCTTCTGTTACAGTCGATAATGATTCAGCTGAGAAAGATGCAACTATCATGCAATCTGTTGTGAAGACTGGCATCTTCTTATATAGTGGATTACTTCTGTTGCTCGCATTTCTCGTAATTTTAAGAATGAGAAGTCAAAGACAAAAACATAAAAGAATGCGGCACGTTGCTCGTAGTTATGTGAAATAA